The nucleotide sequence ttaaaaaatgccaaaatctgtgaaaaggcccctttaaagctgaTAAACAAAACTATCACGCTTTTctgccatgtttaaaaaaaatggtttagtCATTATGCAGATTGGGTTGAGagtgtttgatttattttcattttcatgtatccGTTCGTCTTTGAGGACCAGTCTAGAACAATTAACTAACTATACGGATAAATGACCATATATATGACCAACACATTTGCGTAGGTTTGCATTTCACCAATTAATTGTTTATCCTTCCGTGgtaaattttgaaaatagtgCATGTTTCTTAAGTGGTTCTGTCCTCTTATGTTATAAAAGCCATTATGACATCGCATTATTCAAATTGAAGTCATTTCATGTATCGTATGTTTGTCTGCACAGTTTTGTTGCATTAAATTAGGTATTATGAtgtgattttgaattgttatCGACTTTGCATTGTCGATATCCTGTTGTCTAATGGTGCCGGCATTTTGGCAAATTGAACCTTCTAAGCAGAAGCATGATATACCTTTCTTATTCAAATCTTcgaaataaaacatattcatcTTTAAATTCATATTTGGCTTGAAATATCTTTTATGAATGGGAGACAAAAACATACCATTAAAGTTGTTAAATGAGACCATTTGGAAAACGGATTGAGAGCAacaatttgtttaagaaaatttgGTACAAGTTCCTTTTTTAGTCagcttttttataaacaatttgtaGCTGTCTTATTTAATTGATTGCATAAATTTGagttaaaaaaaagaacattataATGTATGTGGATTCTACGATGTATAAAGCGATATGTGCTTTAACAGTTAAATCagtattttaaataaagtttatccGATCAATTTTGACCGTTTTACATTTAAGTGTTGTCGATTGCATTCAACTAATTATATAAAGGCTTGAAATCTTTTATAAATCAAAGACGCATTCAATTCGCGCTGCCTACGGAATAGATGAATCGAAAATGCAAACCGGACTGCTAGCCATATGGCATAATCAAATGCGCGTTTTGGCATAATTGCTTGTAATGTCGACCTTAAAGTTGACATTTGTGGTACAAGCAGGTTAATACTGAAGAATCCGCGTTTTCTTCATTTTGAAATTCCATTTTACTTTACTTCTGGGGTTAAACATGAGCATAGTTCAAACGAATGTAAATATcgtaatacaatatgttaaagtCTGATGCCTACCTTTTCAAGGTGTGATGTTTTGTGTTCTGTTTGTTTTTAACACACCTGTATATAGCCTTTTTCTTTTGTACAACgatgatgtttgtttgttttttacaaaattttgcattttgttgtAGCTTGGCTTCTGACTGTTCAGGTTATGATGACGTCAGCACTAATTGTGCTATGTCTTGTTTCTTTGGCGCTTCTCGGAGGGCAGTGTCACATGTGCGCAAGCAAACATGACATCTTGAACCAGGCCATGAAAGCTGGAGCAATGTGGATCTCATGTAAGACATTTTTAGGTAACGCAAGTTTACATGGCACATAGAGTTTCGTTCTATTATACCATTTAGCAGGGAAAAAAATCATGTCGTGTACATCCATATATAAAAGATAAAAGCGGTCTAAGTTTTCCATAAAGTATATATGAAATGATAAGCCTCAATATGGAAATTCCGAATAGCTCTATAATAATCGCTTTTCTCTTCAATAGAAAACAAACGCATTTGAGGTTGATTTATAACTCAGGAAAGATGCATCATTATCTAGATTGCTGGGTAAATCTTGAATGCATACAATTGTTTAATTGTATCGAAAAGGAAAACAGCTGATCGGTATTTTAAGCTTATGAAATTCGAATAAATGTGCAAGTTGTTATTCGGTCGATAAACTGCGATTGTTATTATTGCGAGCTTCTTTAAAGTTAGTTGACTATGGTCACGCGTTGATCATTTACGATACACTAAAGTCAAATAGTAGTTTTTATCCGAAAAAAACCACCCACTCACAATGATTAAGAAGgaattatttaaaatagtttaacatTTGGTATATTTAGATTACCTAAACGTTTAAAAATGTTTACACCGGTAGTGTATTTTTCAGTTGCGTTGATCAGCGCCTCTGTAACGCTGTTCGGAATCAAGTCTGATGTGGACCGGCAGTGGTTCCCGCGTCCCGACCAGAACTTCCTGTCCTGGTCGTTCGGTCTTGTCGTCGTCGGCGGTTTCTTCGCCGTTTTTTCGGCCATGTGTCTGACCTTTGACGTGCTAAGGCTGAGAGACGAGGCGGAGAAGAAGCAACGCAAGGCGACGGAAATTAAGATGTACCGAATCGAAAAACAGAAATAAAGGTGACAATAAGGACGCAGAAATTGTATGACTCGACCTTATTAAACGACCCCATTGGAGATAACTACGATACGTCGAGCAACAGATTACCAGACGATCACAAATAGTCGCTACATTTTACTGCCTTTTTGACTGCCCAGTTGCTTTAAATGAATATGATTAGCGACATCAagttttcatttttggaagaagTAATATTAGTGTATAACTTAgcataatacatgttttacttAGATAAATAGTTCATACACTTTGCTTAGAATACAATCAATTTTAGTAACTGCTCAGTCAGATTGTAAAATTATAGTGAGACTGTTAAAAGTGTAGGTCACCGTGATATCAAATAACTATATGCTTCATAGGCTTAATGTACACGAAGCGCCTCTATTTGTAAAAGTAGAATATTAAGTGACGTTAATTATCGGCGAATGCTCTACTGTTTACATAGTATTCGGACTGTTAACCTTGTTATGGTTGTCAGTGTGAACTTAAAATGATAAGGCATACAACAAGTCTAGTGGCTATCAGTTTGAGTAGATAATTAGACATGTTTGTTCTGTGTACATTTTTTACttgatgtaaaataaatatgttgtgaTCCTTcaaaaactttatttattttgtagtaATCGTTGTTTTGAAAGCAAAACAAATTgtcgatatttaaaaaatagaacatttcgaaaagtaatttaatttatttgtgttcGTCAGTGTAAAAATATTTCGCTGCAACAAGCTTAATTTATCTTTAACGATAATAAATGCGATATACCCACACTGATAAAGATAGATGTACATATCACCCATACCATATAAGCTATTAATAACTGTGTGTGTATGACATCGGAAACACCAAACATTCACATGATTGCATATgcatatttaagttttattttaactttCTCGGTGGAAAGTTTTAAGTATGTGTTGTATCACGTGTTGGTATTATTGGGAATTCAGAAGAACTACACgatgtaaatatattttgtatgatatGATATTTTAATCGGATGTTatttaagtcacacaacttatttggcatagttaatttagatataaataagaaacatattttatccatGCCAagtagaatatatctggtggttacaaggtagaaatccgtctttttgcgctttaaaactttaaaataatcgcgtttgtcgaaatggacgtaaacGTATggaaattctactttcggttttaaaagcagtcccgtttgaaaaataataaattacttgctaactaggatATAGATTAATTAATAACGTTGCACATTTTCAacttgcatctttatgtattgattaacatgtatttcatttcaaggtcagaggctttAATCTGAACTCAGACAGCAGTACATCGCATATCTTAAAGGGAGCTAAACAAGGATTTCCTTTAAGGGGGAATACATGTCATCGGGAGATAAAACAAACTGTTAGTGTAACACTATTACATCTGATAGGAAGACCCCAGGGGCGCTTTGATATTTTGTAAACTTAAAATGGTAAAGGCTCATAGTCAGAGGTGTACTATTTGGAAAATAACATCGTATGGCGGTTTCCTACTAGTTTCAAGAGTGTTAAgagtgtaaaaaaaaatcattgttgcTCATGAAAAGTATTGAGATCTATATCTTCTTTAAATGCCTTGGCCTCCGGCTAAGCCACTGATTGACATGGTTCAATGAACTTGTAAATATATTCAAACTGTTGTCGTTATTTATCGCGTTTAAGCTCCGTTCTGATAAATAACCTTACCTGTCGGCTGTCGTTATGTTCAACATTAAACGTTTCGATTGAAAGTTGTGAAAATTTACAATACCAACTGTTTATAATTTGAATTCGGAATAAAAACACAACGTGAACATGGTTTGCAGTTAATCGTTTTCACTATTTGTTATCgtatatttgataaaaacaaacacgtctattttttaaataagttgtatTGCGTCTGTGATAAGTTATAAAATAACCTTAGACATCTAAGCTTTGCAAAATCATTGCACTGTGTCTATCATTTCATTTTTGTTGTGCACCAGTTCACAATATTGCAAATTTACAAAGTCCGTCTTTGTCGAACAGGCATTCATGACCgggtttaaaattatatttacaattaagGACATCGCTGGAATCAGATTTCATGTTTAAACCTTAAAATCTAAATACACATACTGAAACATAATTTCTGGGTCAATAAGATTCACTACAAATATGCGCTAGTGTGCACACAATACTTAAGATGTAGTTCTTGACAACTCTGGTCGTTATCATAAACAAAACCATCATCGAAGATGATGTCTCAAGTGGAAGTATGCGTAGTTATCAATTCCCTTATTGGGGTTATATATGTGAAAACTGTATACTTGTACAAAACCTCTTAATTACACTGCATATTGTATTCaccaaaatttaatttaaattgtaaaccaAAATCTCACATGTATGTAGATACACCCCATTTTCTTCACTGTGATTTCCCTTCGGCTTCAACTGATGTCGGTTTCTATTGTTGAATCGATCATGAAACTCTCCCAGTTATGTGGTTTAAACGGGTGTTTTATGCAGTTTACGCTGTTTCCTTAATTGTCGTAAGCACGTTTCCTTCTTTCAAGCACATTTGGTTCACAACTCTTTCATTTAcactgtgtttttttaatatacgAAACTTTAAAGGCTTGGTTTTGATATTCAGAATGGCCCACACACAAAATTTCAAGCCCAAcgaacactcaaaatcaacgaatattccgTAAAATATGTCGTCATTGCTctatgttccttatagcaataaccaacatttcaacgctatatgtggtatggtagcagagatttaacgagatacaaaatgcttatttttatttgttgtgtgacaatatattccatgtaaatttccCGCTACGACATCCggacatttacgagcgaacgcgagattggcttcgggcagcgtcggtcggaagcacgacgtagttctaaTAAGCTTACCGAAGCCAATTTAGCGTATTAACTTTTTCATTAACCGGCGTTTAAAAACTTGATTAAAAGCTACGACACTCGGACAATGTCTAAGCATATAAAGTATTTAGTACACTGAACGAGTTCATTcgtatataaagtatttaatacacTGAACGTGTTCAATAAGtcataattttatatttacataCTTGCGTGTGAATGAGATCGTTAAAGACACATATTGAACTAATGTTTTCAGAGGTCCTTATAATTAGTATTCAGCATATGTAACACAGCTTTGTAAAAATGGTATTTTGAACCACTTTTGGGATTTCCTCTTCAAACACTTGTATGTTTCGAAAGTATTTCATGAGCACGCATAGGAATTTAGGTCAGCCTCTGTACTTGTTCAAAGCCCAAGTTTAAAGCATTGACCACTCTTGTGTTGTAAGTATAGATATGATCATATTATGTTTGTGTTGGGTTTTATGTATTGTCACGTATTATAAAGGCAAATAGGGAATTTTCTTTTAATAGAAGACGAATTAGCGGTAGGTATATTTTGTTACGGTGTCTTGTGTTGCATTATTACTATGCATTATGTGGTGTGATCATTTAGCATACATGGAACGAAGAGCGAGTTTGCAtcttaaattgatatttaaatcaCGCATATGTTTTTGAAATCAATCCTGAATACAACCTTCTATACTGTCATTTTCAGGATAATTTTTGTGTCATTGAATATCCGGAAACGAAACTTGTAAGCCTGGCCCCGTGATGTCATGGGCAGATCCTTTCCATCCAACAGACTCCAAGGAGATGACAAAAACTATCGTAGCGGATAGTTCTGAGAAAACCATGATTGAATCCAACGAGATGGCAGAAACTATCGAAGCGGATAGCTCTGGGAACACCATGATTGAATGGTCAGGACAAGTAAGAAGTATGAACAGCAGGCCTGCTGAAAAAGGTACAAATAATGGTGCTAATGGTTCGGCCTACATCACATATATGGCTAAAGTTCAAATGCAGTTTACTTTTATAACAATTTTGCTTGGTATTATGATTATGTTGAAGACCCTTAATCAAAGTGTCATGGTTTGGTACACCTAATGCTCgataaacggccaccggaaaaactttgcgaaaccgaaatttcgcaaacttaagtaccctttttcttaaagatttgctactttgagacatagtatgcgataaaagtcttatcgttgattaataattggttatttccactcaaaaaacacgttttcttcactatgaagtttataagcaaagttggggttcccatgggatttttgcattttcccatgggattttcgattttccaatgggattttttctcccatgggatttttttctcccataatttgcaaatgggagaaaaatcccatgggattttgaacattttaaaaaacgtgttttatttgcgtttgcaagtattttaacgttatttaaggactgtatattggttttatgccaattatatatataaatataaagtaataaaaaaatcccattttaaaatgggagaaaaaaatcccatgttttttttcttattttgagagatttattcatgaaactttcagaaacatcatattttatgaaatgatgaacaactacgatatttaaatgcgtttagtcgtgtttaaaaaaattcccatgggattttttccaatgggatttttcagtttcgtaagccgaataagtttcttaattcgaaaaacaacaataaaagaaataataattataattttgaataataaattgaataatataaataacatgaatatttttaaaatgagttacaattaaaggtttatgctagtagaacttatcatttcttgttcgagcagatggttgagtccaattggtgagtatgccagcttagaaccagtataaatgcatcgcagacagacaacgctgtcatactgtacacaccgctgagtaacactctttattgcatttcattttgcaacagaaaatgaactccgtagtataattgatcttatatatgccctctgcttttgaaagcgtacaacacattaacataacaataagtccatgccaaaaactatgtgcaaattccattcaaagctatatacacattataaaggtcagatgacccgcgtcatgcgaaaatgggtcttatgtcatatgcggccaaagttggtccatcctagcttgtccaaccgcgcagtctggtcaggttttacgctgactgatatataaagtcaagccatgattcgtagctccaaactcggtagctcctgtgcgaaacattcaccggaaacgacggcaccgagacgggcgctcgaactttgcggatgcgcgttatattttatatataatagcgcgatgtgttttttcttgcctcaaattagtaagcccaatcagcgttttattgtgttctttgcttctactattaacaagaacttcaaccgatacgaacatgaattttattttaatatgtttatttaatgctcggaaaactcattgtatatttagactactacttataaaacaaagtcgggttttcaacatctgttttcggcatataaattgttattccaaaccagattttacgcactttactgtacaaaataccgttagggccaccgtggttactcattaaaatccagagggcgagaatgcgaaaacgcgaaagtacgatgacgacagtgcgacaatacgatagcgacaatgcgttcgtacgattgcgaaaacgcgctagtacgatgacgacaatgcgacagtgcgacaatacaatggcggcagtgcgatagtacgggggcgacaatgcgatagtcatatcgtactgtcgccgtggtatcatcgcaatgtcgccatcgttctatcgcattgtcgccatcgtattgtcgcactgtcgccatcgcattttcgaattgccgccatcatactatcgtatatcgcattggcaccatcgtactatcgcactgtcggctatcgccatcgtattgtcgcactgtcgtcatcgtttgttcgcactgtcgtcatcgtattatcgcactatcgaactgtagtattgtcgccatcgtactatctcactgtcgccatcgtattgtcgcactgtcgtcatcgcactgtctgattgtcgtcatcgtattatcgcgttctcgcattgtcgccatcgtactatcgcattgtcgccattgtattgtTACCCTGTCAttatcgtattgtcacattgtcgccatcgtacaatcgcgttctcgcgttctcgccctctggattttaatgtgttaccacgatggcactaacggtattccgtaatactgctaaagcacagtatgattaggtcactcccaatgctcaaatctctatgtctattttagtaacaacacatgtctatggaaggatatttaggtaaaagttacatcattcgtggtgaatatttacattatgactgatgcttattctaatttgctttatgacaattccaacatgcttgttgtctattcgtttatacttgatgattgctgcaacattacatcattcatgatgaatatttacattatgcgtgatgtttattctaacatgtttcatgacagttccaacatgcttgttctctatcggttatacttgatgattgtttcaacatgcttggtgactatccaatgtttgtgtgttcattattcctgaaaccagtcataatcggttttgccactaagcgtcattaacaacggcagttagcaacaggcagtaagcagaatgcaagttactaaattatgacaacaggtggcgcgagtttattttccgtatgtttaaaaaatttatgtaaaaaaagcgaaaacatccgaatcattttgactagtaaactgaataagctgaattagttcacttcgttatataatctccattaaactaaatacgttcattattgccatgaaggccagtaggtttacacaatgaattgactgccgtgaatgtttttgat is from Dreissena polymorpha isolate Duluth1 chromosome 14, UMN_Dpol_1.0, whole genome shotgun sequence and encodes:
- the LOC127857169 gene encoding uncharacterized protein LOC127857169 isoform X3, whose product is MQGKSALNFCGVIFGVLATIVHVIGLSSPYWLESFEAARSRFVRLGLWTACFDEFTYDRDQLGMTYDGCGWIYSYDYKPMMGWLVPAWLLTVQVMMTSALIVLCLVSLALLGGQCHMCASKHDILNQAMKAGAMWISFALISASVTLFGIKSDVDRQWFPRPDQNFLSWSFGLVVVGGFFAVFSAMCLTFDVLRLRDEAEKKQRKATEIKMYRIEKQK
- the LOC127857169 gene encoding uncharacterized protein LOC127857169 isoform X1, producing MQGKSALNFCGVIFGVLATIVHVIGLSSPYWLESFEAARSRFVRLGLWTACFDEFTYDRDQLGMTYDGCGWIYSYDYKPMMGWLVPAWLLTVQVMMTSALIVLCLVSLALLGGQCHMCASKHDILNQAMKAGAMWISCKTFLVALISASVTLFGIKSDVDRQWFPRPDQNFLSWSFGLVVVGGFFAVFSAMCLTFDVLRLRDEAEKKQRKATEIKMYRIEKQK